A single Dechloromonas denitrificans DNA region contains:
- a CDS encoding class I SAM-dependent methyltransferase, whose amino-acid sequence MDQAELQDCISCGAGLETVIDHIWDDRYGCPGIFAIKRCVVCGQMATIPRLKEEDLPALYSQYYPRRNIDFSALEMEAAAVLAPRAGINRWLSGTDNQGHYLAKPGQRVLDIGSGSCLALLELRAMGVEAWGVEADPNVRAIADRYNLRVHIGSIHDKPFETEKFDLIVLNQVIEHVPDPRALLRIVKERLSPGGRIVLSFPNVASWQRKLSGRRWINWHVPYHQHHFTRQSFTLLAKHEGLSVIKARSITPNLWTLLQIKAMSENPSEGQASCSWGSIEAGAEKRRLINRIGKALGRRAGGMASVFLVVVNRFVDAVGGGDSLLIELSNPVSDC is encoded by the coding sequence ATGGATCAAGCTGAGTTACAGGATTGTATTTCCTGCGGAGCGGGTTTGGAAACGGTTATTGATCATATCTGGGATGACAGATATGGCTGCCCAGGTATATTTGCTATTAAACGTTGTGTAGTCTGTGGTCAGATGGCTACGATTCCTCGGTTGAAAGAAGAGGATTTGCCGGCCTTATATAGTCAGTACTATCCGAGGCGAAACATCGATTTTTCCGCTTTGGAAATGGAGGCTGCAGCTGTTTTAGCTCCCCGAGCAGGAATAAACCGTTGGCTGAGCGGCACTGACAATCAGGGGCATTATCTGGCTAAGCCCGGTCAAAGAGTTCTTGATATCGGAAGTGGTTCCTGTCTGGCGTTGCTAGAATTGCGTGCTATGGGCGTTGAGGCTTGGGGTGTGGAAGCAGACCCTAATGTGAGAGCAATTGCTGATCGTTATAATCTGCGTGTTCACATCGGTAGTATTCATGACAAGCCATTCGAAACTGAAAAATTCGATCTTATCGTTTTGAATCAGGTCATCGAACACGTTCCTGATCCTCGGGCTTTGTTGCGAATCGTCAAGGAGCGTTTGAGTCCGGGGGGGCGCATTGTTTTGTCTTTTCCAAATGTTGCTTCGTGGCAGCGTAAGCTATCGGGGCGGCGCTGGATTAATTGGCATGTTCCATACCATCAGCATCATTTTACACGTCAGTCATTCACTCTCCTCGCCAAGCATGAAGGGCTTTCCGTGATTAAGGCACGGTCAATTACTCCTAATCTCTGGACTCTCCTTCAGATCAAAGCCATGTCGGAGAATCCATCGGAAGGGCAAGCCTCTTGTTCTTGGGGCTCGATTGAGGCGGGGGCAGAGAAGAGACGTCTTATTAATCGTATCGGTAAGGCGCTAGGAAGAAGGGCGGGCGGCATGGCCAGCGTATTTTTGGTTGTGGTTAATCGCTTTGTTGATGCTGTCGGTGGGGGCGATAGTCTCCTTATCGAATTGAGCAATCCTGTTTCTGATTGCTGA